The genomic segment AGTCTCCTGCTTTTAATTTTAAGTCTATATTAGTGTATGCATGAAGGGAAGGTTATATTCTGGAGTAATTGTTTTAATCTTGTGTAATTATTATTTTCTTTGTAATTACAGTTTGTGCATCAGTACCAGGTTCACCAGAGTCAGAAGATGAAGGTCAGATCTGTTCAATATGTTTTGAACCCTGGGGCAATTCAGGAGATCATCGATTATCATCCCTCAAGTGTGGACACTTATTTGGACATGCATGTATTATCCGTTGGCTAAAGGGTCAAAAAGGCAAGTGTCCTCAGTGTAATGCAAAGGCCACAAAAAAAGAGATTAGAGTACTGTATGCCAAGTCTCTCAAAGTGCTAGACACCTCAGAAAGAGATAAGATTCTGAAGGACTTGGAACGGGAGAAGGAGGCAAAGAGGAAGTTGGAGCTTGAACATGCTCAAACTAAGCTCaagtatgaacttaaggcacaacttgtTGTAAAGCTTCAAGAAGAGTTAAAAATACTAAGGAATGCTACAGCAGGTACTAGTGGTTCACATGGAGTTAACTTCTCCCAGAATGTTGGAAGTAGTAGTCAAAGGAAGGCAAAATTGATAATGCATTCTGGTGTTGACATAGCTAAGGATGGTGGATGTAGAGTGATGGCTTACAATGAATGGCTCAATATGCTGGTGGTATCCATGCCAAGCCAGGTCACAATGTTTCCTGGATATGGTGTGAGGAAAGTGAATATGTTAGATCTGAAGCCTGAGAGATATGTACACATTCATCAGAAGCAGATCAGAGATTTGGCTTTTAATCCAGCCAAAAATGACTTGCTGCTTTCTGTTGCAATGGATAAAATGGTAAAATTAACAAATATTTGCAGCAATGCCCCTGTTGCATCATTTATGGCAGAAGCTCCATTATGGAGTTGCTGCTGGAATGCTGATGAAGCCAATAAGTTTTTTGTTGGTACAGCAACAGGTTCTGTAGTGGAGTATGATACTCGCAACACAACGGGTCCAATTCAAACTATAAAAGTAGCTGGCTCTGGACctgtagtatctatgtgttatgtACCATATAATGCAGATGCAAATTTCAGAACTGGAGGACTGCTTGTGGCAAGACTTCAGTCATGCTCCTTTGTGGAAGTGAATGAAGGAGGAGTTAAAGACCACGCATTGCCGCTTGAAGGTCCATTTACCTGTGTGTCACTGGAGAAGTCCACTCGGCACATTTTAGTGTCGTGTCGTCCTAGCCAAAAGTACCCTCATGCAAGGCACATAATTTGCGAACTCCAAAGTGTTGATATTAGTTCTGATTTAGCAGAGTTGAATCAAGTTGTTACTGCAAATACAATCCACATTTTCCAAGGTGGGACAACCCAAAAAGTTCTTTCCCGCTCATGTGCTTTTGTTAATCCAGTTCAGGAGGGAAACCTCGTGGCATGTGCTAGTGATGAGTCTACTCGGAGCACGTGTCTGTGGGACTTGTCGTCTACATCTTGTTTACAGCAGCTCCGAGGTCCAGACACGGTAATAGACATTCTTCCAGTGAGGAGTAATCAAAATGAGTATTTAACCTTGTTAACAGATAAATCTGTAAAATTTTATAGGTGGATTGATATTTTATAATGCTTAAGTAGACTTTGCTATTCAAGCATTTCCTGTCGAGCTTATGTCACACCTTTTGAATGCTGTTAATTCAGTAATTGTGaaatatttatacagtatataaaaactGTTTATTTCATCTGAACGACCAACTTTAACAATTATGTAACCCACTTGTCTATAAAATGCTGTGTAGCATTTAAGAAGTATTTATCATAATACATTATGCAGTACTATGCAAAAGTAGATTTTCAGCTTATGTTGAGAGTTTAttaaatgtaaatatataaatagtcTAATAAAGTAAAATGTACTTTTTATCAGATGGCATACTTCCTCTAAACTTTTTT from the Procambarus clarkii isolate CNS0578487 chromosome 10, FALCON_Pclarkii_2.0, whole genome shotgun sequence genome contains:
- the LOC123775294 gene encoding E3 ubiquitin-protein ligase rfwd3.L isoform X1, translated to MSNEESYHLSDTEAMDDVAYDSDVTDMSADDDDADGNDVGRSRRNEAMVQEDDGSRSPIIGERRSQESQRIHTIRTEERQGVIQEVDVEVIEETDEHEPDEPNMSFEHQPQHPSEQWIERAEDPSDAGPAHSRHLPDALPVSRLPHPAPEQQSSGLLEASNRESSSTSAAVVEQLLAPSIVSEPNIQAGPSCNITPQKANPVCASVPGSPESEDEGQICSICFEPWGNSGDHRLSSLKCGHLFGHACIIRWLKGQKGKCPQCNAKATKKEIRVLYAKSLKVLDTSERDKILKDLEREKEAKRKLELEHAQTKLKYELKAQLVVKLQEELKILRNATAGTSGSHGVNFSQNVGSSSQRKAKLIMHSGVDIAKDGGCRVMAYNEWLNMLVVSMPSQVTMFPGYGVRKVNMLDLKPERYVHIHQKQIRDLAFNPAKNDLLLSVAMDKMVKLTNICSNAPVASFMAEAPLWSCCWNADEANKFFVGTATGSVVEYDTRNTTGPIQTIKVAGSGPVVSMCYVPYNADANFRTGGLLVARLQSCSFVEVNEGGVKDHALPLEGPFTCVSLEKSTRHILVSCRPSQKYPHARHIICELQSVDISSDLAELNQVVTANTIHIFQGGTTQKVLSRSCAFVNPVQEGNLVACASDESTRSTCLWDLSSTSCLQQLRGPDTVIDILPVRSNQNEYLTLLTDKSVKFYRWIDIL
- the LOC123775294 gene encoding E3 ubiquitin-protein ligase rfwd3.S isoform X2, giving the protein MSNEESYHLSDTEAMDDVAYDSDVTDMSADDDDADGNDVGRSRRNEAMVQEDHEPDEPNMSFEHQPQHPSEQWIERAEDPSDAGPAHSRHLPDALPVSRLPHPAPEQQSSGLLEASNRESSSTSAAVVEQLLAPSIVSEPNIQAGPSCNITPQKANPVCASVPGSPESEDEGQICSICFEPWGNSGDHRLSSLKCGHLFGHACIIRWLKGQKGKCPQCNAKATKKEIRVLYAKSLKVLDTSERDKILKDLEREKEAKRKLELEHAQTKLKYELKAQLVVKLQEELKILRNATAGTSGSHGVNFSQNVGSSSQRKAKLIMHSGVDIAKDGGCRVMAYNEWLNMLVVSMPSQVTMFPGYGVRKVNMLDLKPERYVHIHQKQIRDLAFNPAKNDLLLSVAMDKMVKLTNICSNAPVASFMAEAPLWSCCWNADEANKFFVGTATGSVVEYDTRNTTGPIQTIKVAGSGPVVSMCYVPYNADANFRTGGLLVARLQSCSFVEVNEGGVKDHALPLEGPFTCVSLEKSTRHILVSCRPSQKYPHARHIICELQSVDISSDLAELNQVVTANTIHIFQGGTTQKVLSRSCAFVNPVQEGNLVACASDESTRSTCLWDLSSTSCLQQLRGPDTVIDILPVRSNQNEYLTLLTDKSVKFYRWIDIL
- the LOC123775294 gene encoding E3 ubiquitin-protein ligase rfwd3.S isoform X3; translated protein: MVQEDDGSRSPIIGERRSQESQRIHTIRTEERQGVIQEVDVEVIEETDEHEPDEPNMSFEHQPQHPSEQWIERAEDPSDAGPAHSRHLPDALPVSRLPHPAPEQQSSGLLEASNRESSSTSAAVVEQLLAPSIVSEPNIQAGPSCNITPQKANPVCASVPGSPESEDEGQICSICFEPWGNSGDHRLSSLKCGHLFGHACIIRWLKGQKGKCPQCNAKATKKEIRVLYAKSLKVLDTSERDKILKDLEREKEAKRKLELEHAQTKLKYELKAQLVVKLQEELKILRNATAGTSGSHGVNFSQNVGSSSQRKAKLIMHSGVDIAKDGGCRVMAYNEWLNMLVVSMPSQVTMFPGYGVRKVNMLDLKPERYVHIHQKQIRDLAFNPAKNDLLLSVAMDKMVKLTNICSNAPVASFMAEAPLWSCCWNADEANKFFVGTATGSVVEYDTRNTTGPIQTIKVAGSGPVVSMCYVPYNADANFRTGGLLVARLQSCSFVEVNEGGVKDHALPLEGPFTCVSLEKSTRHILVSCRPSQKYPHARHIICELQSVDISSDLAELNQVVTANTIHIFQGGTTQKVLSRSCAFVNPVQEGNLVACASDESTRSTCLWDLSSTSCLQQLRGPDTVIDILPVRSNQNEYLTLLTDKSVKFYRWIDIL
- the LOC123775294 gene encoding E3 ubiquitin-protein ligase rfwd3.L isoform X4 yields the protein MVQEDHEPDEPNMSFEHQPQHPSEQWIERAEDPSDAGPAHSRHLPDALPVSRLPHPAPEQQSSGLLEASNRESSSTSAAVVEQLLAPSIVSEPNIQAGPSCNITPQKANPVCASVPGSPESEDEGQICSICFEPWGNSGDHRLSSLKCGHLFGHACIIRWLKGQKGKCPQCNAKATKKEIRVLYAKSLKVLDTSERDKILKDLEREKEAKRKLELEHAQTKLKYELKAQLVVKLQEELKILRNATAGTSGSHGVNFSQNVGSSSQRKAKLIMHSGVDIAKDGGCRVMAYNEWLNMLVVSMPSQVTMFPGYGVRKVNMLDLKPERYVHIHQKQIRDLAFNPAKNDLLLSVAMDKMVKLTNICSNAPVASFMAEAPLWSCCWNADEANKFFVGTATGSVVEYDTRNTTGPIQTIKVAGSGPVVSMCYVPYNADANFRTGGLLVARLQSCSFVEVNEGGVKDHALPLEGPFTCVSLEKSTRHILVSCRPSQKYPHARHIICELQSVDISSDLAELNQVVTANTIHIFQGGTTQKVLSRSCAFVNPVQEGNLVACASDESTRSTCLWDLSSTSCLQQLRGPDTVIDILPVRSNQNEYLTLLTDKSVKFYRWIDIL